The following DNA comes from Streptococcus canis.
GTGGTATTATAAAAGTACAGAAACATTGCTGTGGCATACGAATCCACATCTAAGTGTTGACCGACTATTTCTTTGTATTTTAGGGAAACAAAGACTCTTTCTAGTCTGCAAGCCGTTTCACGCGGACGCAACTTCCAAGAAAGAGCACGTTACCCACCTGCTTATGTTGCGCGGGCTCAATACAAAAAGTGGATCACCGGTGCCAATACAGCATTCTTGCCTCCTTAGCTCAGTTGGTAGAGCAGTAGACTCTTAATCTATGGGTCACAGGTTCGAGCCCTGTAGGGGGCATGGTGCAAAAACGAAAAAAAGCCTTATTTACAGGGCTTTTTTGCTTGTTTAAAATAAATTTGTTACAATTTCACAAAAAATGTTTAATGCCTCAATTTTTGATTAGTTTATTCATCTTAATTACGCCTAAAGACTTGTTAACCTATTAAATAGAAACTTAATTAATATATTTTTGGATAATGGGTAATTAGATAAAAAATACTGCAAATAATCAACTCTTCTAAACTTAAAAAATACCTAGTTTTGGTTATTATTTTTTTCAATTAGTTTGAAAAAATTTTCATAAGCAACTTTGCTTTTTAACACTTCAACCATTTCTGGTGTTAAAATATCCTTTACATCATTGTTCGGAGAGATCATCTTACTCAATATAAAATTTTTCATCATTAAAGTAAGTGGTTCTCCAATAGCTTCTTTATAGTTAAACCCTAAAAGTTGCATTGTTTTCAATGTATCGACATCTATTAATTCTTTAAATTGATTATACGAGGCTATTTGTTCAGAAGCTGATTTTAAAGCTTCTTTGTCATTTGGGTTAATAGAATTAGTTTGTGCTTTTGATATAATTTCGATTATCCTATTTACAGTATTATGTAAATGATCTATATCTTCATCACTAATCTGAACTCTTTCTAACTCAGACTGATATGATTGAGCTATTCTAATTGCTTCCTGTCTTTCATTTATTAATTCAGATACCACTTCATCATATACTTTTCTTACTTCATTAATATCCTTTGAAGTTTTTACGGTTTTAATTTTTTGAGTAATGGCACTAACAGTACTTTTAATTGCTAATTCTCCTAAGCTAGCACCTAGAGAAATTAATTCAGGTGATATGTTTGTCCTTGTAAATCTCCTTCTTGATAACTTGTTGTTTTTATTATATTTTATCACTAAAATTGATAATTTAATATGAATATTTTCAAATACAACCCATATAAAAAGGAGCTGGGCAAAAAGTCCAATTCCTAATTTTATTTAAGCTAGAATTGCAAAACGCAGTGGCTGATTGGCAGCTTTGTTCGCTTTTCAATCTTCAAAGATAGCCTAATCAACTGTGCGGGGGTGGGAAAACGAACTCTTTGTTGATTGCTATGAGTTCTTTCCCACTCCCTTAATTTGTTTAGATTTTACAAAAAATGCTTTATTTCTTCAAATTTTTGTTGAATTTTTTCATTTAAAGTATGACCATAAACTTCTACTAACATAGTGATGCCTTTATGTCCTAATACTTGAGCAATGACACCTAAATCAATATTTTTATGCCATAAATAACTTCCATAAGTATGTGTCCAGGATTCTGGGTACATATCATGACCCAATTATTTAGCCTCTTCCTTTTATTTTCAGTCATCATAGCCATTGGGATGGCTGGAATGCCAAGCCCATGCTGTCTCAATAATGGTTTCAATATTGTCAAATTGTGGTTTCCACCCCAGTAATTGTCTGGCTTTGTCAGATGAGGCTATCAAAGTATCCGGGTCTCCCGGTCTACGAGCTACTATTTGGGCTGGAATTTCTCTTCCAGTGACCTTTCGGGCAGCTTCTAATAGTTCAAGGTTTGAAAAACCGGTAGCAGATCCCAAATTAAAGGCGGTTGAGTCATTCCCAGCTCTTAAATATTCAACTGCTAGCATGTGTGCATCTGCTAGGTCAAAAGGATGCACATAATCACGAATATTTGTGCCATCAGGAGTCTGATAGTCATCTCCAAAAATCATCAACTTATCTCTCACCCCTTGTGCCACTTGAAGAATAATTGGTAACAAATGTGTTTCGGGGTTATGATCTTCTCCAAGGCTACCATCTGGCTTGCCCCCAGCAACATTGAAATAGCGCAAAGCTACAAACTTGATGCCATAAGCTTTATCTGACCATTTCATGATAGTCTCCATCATCAATTTACTTTCACCATACGGGTTTATCGGGTTTTGTTCTGCTGTTTCTTTGATTGGAATTTCTTTTGGAATACCATAAGTTGCAGCGGTTGATGAAAAAACGATATAGTTGACACCACATTCTTTCATGACTTCTAAGAGTTTAATCATGCCTACTGTATTATTGTCGAAGTATTTTAAGGGTTCCTGCATGGATTCGCCAACTAAAGAATAGGCCGCAAAATGAATAACAGCATCAATATCAGGATGTGCCTTAAAAACTTGGCGCATAAAATCCTGATCCGCCAAATCTCCTTGATAAAAAGTAGAATCTGGATGCAAAGCTGCACGATGTCCAGTTACTAAATTGTCCACTACAATCACCGCTTCATTTCCTTTTTTTATCAGACGATCAACCATATGTGAGCCAATGTAACCAGCCCCACCAAGCACTAAAATTGCCATTTCTCTTCCTTTCTTTGAATCACATGCCTTAAATTCTATTGTATAACACCCAAGCTCATTACAAAACGCTTAAACGCCTTCTGTCCCTCTGGTGTTTGTTTGTATACACCGGCGTCTTCTAAGACCCGAGCAAACGTTTGTCCAACTGCCTGAAAAACAAGGTCGTGAACAGTATCTTCCCTTATTACTGTGTGTTTTTGCTTGATTTGCTCTGCCCATTCCTTATGGTATGGCGCAATGTTATTTTCTTGTCCCAACAAATAGGCTTCAATTTCCATTAATTCATCTTTTAAACGAGATGGTAAAATAGCCAAGCCCATTACTTCAATCAAGCCTATATTTTCTTTTTTTATGTGTTGTACATCGGCATGTGGATGATAAACCCCATCTGGATGCTCTGTTGACGTATGATTATCACGTAAAACAAGATCTAATTCATAAAAACCATTACGTTTCCTTGCTATTGGTGTCACGGTATGATGCGATATATTATCTGAATAAGCTAATATGTCAACTGTTTCATCTGAATAGTCTCGCCAAATCAAGCGAATATGCTCAGCTAAAGCTACCAAGTCTAACTTAACAAGACCAGTTAACCGAATAACTGACAGAGGCCACTTTAATATACCGACACTCACATTCTCAAACCCTTCAATCTTAAAAGAATCACTAATTAAGGCTTTTTCCATTGGGAAAGTGTGTCGTCCTCCTTGATAATGATTATGTGTCAAGATAGAGCCACCAACAATAGGAAGATCAGCATTTGAACCAGCAAAATAGCCTGGAAAAGTGTCGACAATATCAAGCAATTGAGCAAATGTTGTTTGACAAATCCTCATGGGTATATGTTGGGTATTGAGAAAAATGCAATGTTCATTAAAATAGGCATAAGGAGAATATTGAAAGCCCCATATCTCAGAACCCAAAGACATACGAATAATGCGATGGTTAGTTCTTGCTGGGTGGTTGAGTCGGCCATAATATCCTTCATTTTCCATGCAAAGTTGGCATTTTGGATAACTGGATTGCTTAAGTTTTTTGGCAGCTGCGATAGCTTTGGGGTCTTTTTCAGGCTTAGATAAATTAATAGTAATTTCCAAATCCCCATAAGGTGATGGGGCTGAAAAAGCTATATTTTTTGCAACGGCAGCTACTTTAATGTAGTCGTTTGTTCGATTAAGATTATAAAAGTCCGAGATCGCCTGTTGAGGAGATTTTTCATAAGTGTCCCAGAACCTTTGATTAACCACACTCGGAATAGGAGTTATAAAATTCATTAACTCTGCCCCTAAGCAATCTTTTTCTTCTATTAGAGAACCAATCTTGCCATTTGCAACTGCCAAATCTACCAAAAGCTCTTTTA
Coding sequences within:
- the galE gene encoding UDP-glucose 4-epimerase GalE translates to MAILVLGGAGYIGSHMVDRLIKKGNEAVIVVDNLVTGHRAALHPDSTFYQGDLADQDFMRQVFKAHPDIDAVIHFAAYSLVGESMQEPLKYFDNNTVGMIKLLEVMKECGVNYIVFSSTAATYGIPKEIPIKETAEQNPINPYGESKLMMETIMKWSDKAYGIKFVALRYFNVAGGKPDGSLGEDHNPETHLLPIILQVAQGVRDKLMIFGDDYQTPDGTNIRDYVHPFDLADAHMLAVEYLRAGNDSTAFNLGSATGFSNLELLEAARKVTGREIPAQIVARRPGDPDTLIASSDKARQLLGWKPQFDNIETIIETAWAWHSSHPNGYDD
- the galT gene encoding UDP-glucose--hexose-1-phosphate uridylyltransferase; this encodes MVGLVEAFVTKVIENSDYSIIDSMYLRNRILALVGETNANQEVSNDNLIELKELLVDLAVANGKIGSLIEEKDCLGAELMNFITPIPSVVNQRFWDTYEKSPQQAISDFYNLNRTNDYIKVAAVAKNIAFSAPSPYGDLEITINLSKPEKDPKAIAAAKKLKQSSYPKCQLCMENEGYYGRLNHPARTNHRIIRMSLGSEIWGFQYSPYAYFNEHCIFLNTQHIPMRICQTTFAQLLDIVDTFPGYFAGSNADLPIVGGSILTHNHYQGGRHTFPMEKALISDSFKIEGFENVSVGILKWPLSVIRLTGLVKLDLVALAEHIRLIWRDYSDETVDILAYSDNISHHTVTPIARKRNGFYELDLVLRDNHTSTEHPDGVYHPHADVQHIKKENIGLIEVMGLAILPSRLKDELMEIEAYLLGQENNIAPYHKEWAEQIKQKHTVIREDTVHDLVFQAVGQTFARVLEDAGVYKQTPEGQKAFKRFVMSLGVIQ